In Anopheles gambiae chromosome 2, idAnoGambNW_F1_1, whole genome shotgun sequence, a single window of DNA contains:
- the LOC1273882 gene encoding signal peptide peptidase-like 3 has protein sequence MSEGFGNGQQEGAAAAAAAAAAAAAAAAAGQLVVDDNLLGHGGGAGGAGGGGDGNEYQWAYGTIMDSSRVSTCLISMLLIVYGSFRSLNMEQEQREKEKKRQSESMNNLLTGEPVQQEQNKFATLDTMHALCLPLGASISLLVMFFFFDSMQMLFAVCTAIIATVALAFLLLPMCQYIIRPCTDGNRISFGVCGRFTAAELFSFSLAVSIVCIWVLTGHWLLMDAMGMGLCVAFIAFVRLPSLKVSTLLLTGLLIYDVFWVFFSSYIFSTNVMVKVATRPADNPVGIVARKLNLGGIVKEPPKLNLPGKLVFPSIHNSGHFSMLGLGDIVMPGLLLCFVLRYDAYKKSQSTQTAEAGVPPPKGVGSKLTYFHCSLLGYFLGLLTATVSSEVFKAAQPALLYLVPFTLLPLLTMAYLKGDLRRMWSEPFIIQQASKQLEV, from the exons ATGTCGGAAGGATTTGGCAACGGCCAACaggaaggagcagcagcagcagcagcagcagcagcggcagcggcagcagctgcCGCAGCAGGACAGCTAGTGGTGGACGACAACCTTCTCGgacacggtggtggtgctggtggtgctggtggtggtggtgacggcAACGAATACCAGTGGGCGTACGGCACGATCATGGACTCGTCCCGCGTCTCGACCTGTCTCATCTCGATGCTGCTGATCGTGTACGGCAGCTTCCGGAGCCTGAACATGGAGCAGGAACAGcgggagaaggaaaagaaacgaCAGAGCGAAAGCATGAACAACCTACTGACCGGTGAACCGGTCCAGCAGGAACAGA ACAAATTCGCCACATTGGACACGATGCACGCGCTGTGCTTACCTCTCGGCGCATCGATCTCGCTGCTAgtgatgtttttcttcttcgactCAATGCAGATGCTGTTTGCGGTCTGCACAGCAA TAATCGCCACCGTTGCCCTAGCCTTTCTGCTGCTCCCGATGTGCCAGTACATTATCCGGCCGTGCACGGACGGCAATCGGATATCGTTCGGCGTGTGTGGACGCTTCACGGCGGCGGAACTGTTTAGCTTTTCGCTCGCCGTATCGATCGTGTGCATTTGGGTGCTGACCGGGCACTGGCTGCTGATGGACGCCATGGGCATGGGGCTGTGCGTCGCGTTCATCGCGTTTGTGCGACTGCCGAGCCTGAAGGTGTCgacgctgctgctgaccgGGCTGCTCATCTACGACGTGTTTTGGGTGTTCTTTTCCTCGTACATCTTCAGCACGAACGTGATGGTGAAGGTGGCGACCCGGCCGGCCGACAATCCGGTCGGCATTGTGGCGCGCAAGCTGAACCTGGGCGGCATCGTGAAGGAACCGCCCAAGCTGAACCTGCCCGGCAAGCTGGTGTTTCCGAGCATCCACAACAGCGGCCACTTTTCGATGCTCGGTCTGGGCGATATCGTGATGCCagggctgctgctgtgctttGTGCTGCGCTACGACGCTTACAAAAAGTCCCAGTCCACCCAGACGGCCGAGGCCGGCGTTCCACCACCGAAAGGAGTTGGCTCGAAGCTTACTTATTTTCATTGTTCCTTATTAGG TTACTTCCTTGGATTGTTAACCGCGACTGTCAGTTCTGAAGTATTCAAAGCGGCACAGCCTGCGCTGCTGTATCTCGTACCGTTTACACTGCTACCTCTGCTTACGATGGCATATCTGAAG GGTGATCTGCGACGCATGTGGAGTGAACCGTTCATCATCCAACAAGCTTCGAAGCAGCTAGAGGTATAA
- the LOC1273883 gene encoding solute carrier family 25 member 44 codes for MADPATNGKFLRTIEWDMMDKRKFFPLSMLSSFSVRCALYPLTVIKTQLQVQFRNDIYKGMIDAGVKIYRAEGVPGLYRGFWISSVQIVSGVFYISTYEGVRHVLGQYGANQRVKSLAAGGCASLVGQTIIVPFDVISQHAMVLGMGAHGGKNGAVNPLGINFDKGSSRLRITHDIAREILRRDGVRGFYRGYTASLMAYVPNSAMWWAFYHLYQDELLKIVPPWVSHLFVQCVAGSFGGFTTTIITNPLDIVRARLQVQRLDSMSVAFRELWHEEHFHMFFKGLTARLVQSAAFSFSIILGYETIKRVSVNEQYRHMIKW; via the coding sequence ATGGCAGACCCTGCAACGAACGGCAAGTTTCTGCGCACCATCGAGTGGGACATGATGGACAAGCGCAAATTTTTCCCACTCTCGATGCTGAGCTCGTTTTCGGTCCGCTGTGCGCTGTATCCGCTGACCGTGATCAAAACGCAGCTCCAGGTACAGTTCCGGAACGACATCTACAAGGGCATGATCGATGCCGGCGTTAAAATCTACCGCGCCGAGGGCGTGCCCGGCCTGTACCGGGGATTCTGGATCTCCTCGGTGCAAATCGTGAGCGGAGTGTTTTACATCAGCACGTACGAAGGGGTCCGGCACGTGCTCGGTCAGTACGGGGCAAACCAGCGGGTAAAATCGCTTGCCGCGGGCGGGTGCGCTTCCCTCGTAGGCCAAACCATCATCGTACCGTTCGATGTGATTTCGCAGCACGCGATGGTGCTCGGGATGGGTGCGCACGGTGGCAAAAATGGGGCAGTTAACCCGCTCGGTATCAACTTCGACAAAGGCAGCAGCCGATTACGCATTACGCACGACATTGCGCGCGAAATTTTGCGCCGTGACGGTGTGCGCGGTTTCTACCGGGGGTACACCGCCAGCCTGATGGCGTACGTGCCGAATTCGGCCATGTGGTGGGCCTTCTATCACCTGTACCAAGACGAGCTGTTAAAGATCGTACCGCCGTGGGTGTCGCACCTGTTCGTGCAGTGTGTGGCCGGTAGCTTTGGTGGGTTCACCACCACGATCATAACGAATCCGCTCGATATTGTACGGGCCCGGTTGCAGGTGCAGCGGCTCGATTCGATGAGTGTCGCGTTCCGGGAGCTGTGGCACGAGGAACACTTTCACATGTTCTTTAAGGGGCTGACGGCGCGGTTAGTGCAATCGGCCGCCTTCTCCTTCAGCATCATTCTCGGGTACGAAACGATCAAACGCGTGTCGGTGAACGAGCAGTACCGTCACATGATCAAATGGTAA